In Bifidobacterium sp. ESL0745, one DNA window encodes the following:
- a CDS encoding DNA-processing protein DprA, with translation MTDIDDDTLARAILTFCIDSADALLFATIKGAGDAVTALRLIADEKGGAANRNRLDKTFAIGTAKWGRKVNARGMGSFHHGLERWRERLHQLPSNDVHELKEWFTVDGTQWIIGPASPYWPVQLDDLSIRKDWASPLCLWGIGDPAVLTSCAHPLAIVGSRGADDYGRYAAKTIAKKAAEQGHLVVSGGAFGIDAAAHWGALDAMSGIGENESGRTVAIFAGGLNHIGPERNQPLFERIKASDGALISELCPNTIPEARRFLLRNRIIAALASTVVVAQARSRSGALNTANWAAELGREVYAVPGNINMPSNTGCNWLIRDQRATILTTVNAIDEICHEGHAPKIMRFEQRTLTPNADATAENQTSMPISDAPLRSKETSHDYANQPRQHSDNPTVNRTNSVLRVPLPDATKTSQPCQGNVTMAECTSLHPKPQPAAHEAKPSDTQKEVLTAIRRCRRQGGTATHETILAMLNMPNPKLKNQSKTPNPANTTMQQQPWDIGRLESELGEMELLGMVRLEAGMVRITISNNRKVNDQQAIT, from the coding sequence ATGACTGATATCGATGACGATACGCTGGCCCGGGCGATCCTCACTTTCTGCATCGACAGCGCCGATGCGCTGCTGTTCGCCACCATCAAAGGAGCCGGAGATGCCGTGACCGCACTGCGGCTTATCGCGGATGAAAAAGGTGGTGCCGCCAACCGTAACAGGCTTGATAAGACGTTCGCCATAGGCACCGCCAAATGGGGAAGAAAAGTCAATGCGCGAGGCATGGGTTCCTTCCATCACGGACTGGAACGTTGGCGAGAACGTCTGCATCAACTGCCGTCAAACGACGTTCATGAGCTCAAAGAATGGTTCACCGTAGACGGGACGCAATGGATCATCGGGCCAGCCAGCCCTTATTGGCCTGTCCAACTTGACGATCTGTCCATCAGAAAAGACTGGGCCTCCCCCTTGTGTCTATGGGGCATCGGCGACCCTGCAGTCTTGACCAGTTGCGCGCATCCGCTGGCCATCGTCGGCTCGCGTGGAGCCGACGACTACGGGCGGTATGCAGCCAAAACCATCGCCAAAAAGGCTGCGGAACAAGGGCATCTGGTGGTCTCCGGAGGTGCGTTCGGCATCGACGCCGCAGCCCATTGGGGAGCCCTGGATGCCATGAGCGGCATCGGCGAAAACGAAAGCGGGCGAACGGTGGCGATCTTTGCCGGAGGTCTCAACCACATCGGCCCCGAACGCAACCAACCCCTGTTCGAACGCATCAAAGCCAGTGACGGAGCCCTTATCAGCGAACTGTGTCCGAACACTATCCCCGAAGCACGACGATTCCTGCTGCGAAACCGCATCATCGCAGCTTTGGCATCCACGGTTGTCGTCGCCCAGGCACGCAGTCGATCAGGCGCTCTCAATACAGCCAATTGGGCGGCGGAGCTCGGCCGCGAAGTCTACGCCGTCCCTGGCAACATCAACATGCCCAGCAATACCGGATGCAATTGGCTCATCCGCGATCAGCGAGCGACCATCCTGACCACAGTCAACGCCATCGACGAAATATGCCACGAGGGACATGCTCCAAAAATAATGCGTTTTGAGCAGAGGACGCTGACACCCAACGCCGATGCAACTGCGGAAAACCAAACATCAATGCCGATATCCGATGCCCCCTTACGTTCCAAGGAGACCAGCCACGATTATGCCAATCAACCACGGCAGCATTCCGATAACCCCACTGTCAACCGAACAAATAGCGTCCTGCGAGTCCCTTTGCCAGACGCGACCAAGACTTCGCAACCTTGCCAAGGCAACGTCACGATGGCAGAATGCACATCCCTACACCCCAAGCCACAACCGGCAGCGCACGAGGCCAAGCCCTCCGACACACAAAAGGAGGTGCTGACAGCCATTCGTCGTTGCAGAAGGCAGGGTGGAACAGCCACTCATGAAACCATTCTTGCGATGCTCAACATGCCAAATCCTAAACTCAAAAATCAATCGAAAACGCCGAACCCCGCCAATACGACAATGCAGCAACAACCATGGGATATCGGCAGACTGGAAAGCGAACTCGGAGAAATGGAACTGTTGGGCATGGTGCGTCTGGAAGCGGGCATGGTGCGTATCACTATCTCGAATAACAGGAAAGTGAACGATCAACAAGCGATCACTTGA
- a CDS encoding MGMT family protein, which yields MSGTFNARVYDVVKEIPEGKVATYGQVAALAGKPHNARFVGYALHSNPEPGVIPCHRVVFRDGSLAPGFAFGGPDRQRALLEDEGVSFVPPAPKHENAGEKGWVVDLKRCQWQN from the coding sequence ATGAGCGGAACATTCAATGCACGTGTCTACGATGTCGTCAAGGAAATACCTGAAGGCAAGGTGGCCACATATGGCCAGGTGGCGGCGCTCGCGGGCAAGCCGCACAACGCGAGGTTTGTGGGCTATGCACTTCATTCCAATCCTGAACCCGGCGTGATTCCATGTCATCGCGTGGTTTTTCGCGACGGGTCATTGGCTCCCGGATTTGCGTTCGGAGGACCGGATCGGCAACGGGCGTTGCTTGAGGATGAAGGTGTTTCATTTGTGCCTCCTGCCCCCAAACATGAGAACGCCGGCGAAAAAGGATGGGTCGTTGATTTGAAGCGTTGCCAGTGGCAAAACTGA
- a CDS encoding FAD-binding protein, which yields MSPEQVEDIYDVVIIGAGAAGLSAALGILRSNEVKTMNARGRSPKLLVISKLQALRSHTGSAEGGIAASLGNIEHDDWRWHYYDTVKGGDWLVDQDAAKILAEYAPQTVVNLERSGVAFSRTENGHIAQRKFGGHTKDYGKAPIRRAAYAADRIGHQILYALWQQCIGAGVEFAEEWYVTDLVLDEANNRACGVVAFDTHTGKTHAIASRNVVVATGGAGRLFHTTSNSWDLTGDGMALALKAGLQLEDSEFVQFHPTGLAHTGILLSEASRGEGGILRNADGEAFMARYAPEHKDLAARDVVSRCIMAEVDAGRGVADPKDPDGPKDCVWLDMTGIDKTHMQEVLPQVLETIHDYAGLDPSKDWVPVKPTAHYTMGGIPITTSGEVYRWQDGKRHIVNGLYAAGECSCVSVHGANRLGGNSLLDACLFGTRCGESIARNIADETDEAADAEERSLDMQSQSATRSTADQRQQSIKDLLISSNSDHATAENERNSTITTSTAQSAETKDGSLSVADSQTATFTVKESDKDNPYQLLADLGTTMEHAVAVRCDADSIAKAQRTITDKLLPQAHALHSHSDSPAFNQELTAIFEVDNLIELAQAMLNASAARHESRGAFSRTDFPKRDDEHFLTHSMADDNGNVTWQPVHIVDIPPKSRAY from the coding sequence ATGAGTCCAGAACAAGTTGAAGACATCTACGATGTGGTGATCATCGGCGCGGGGGCGGCCGGATTGTCGGCAGCATTGGGAATCCTCAGGTCCAATGAGGTCAAGACGATGAATGCACGGGGACGAAGTCCGAAGCTGCTGGTCATCTCGAAATTACAGGCGCTGCGTTCACACACCGGTTCAGCTGAAGGCGGCATCGCGGCGAGCCTGGGCAACATCGAGCACGACGATTGGCGTTGGCATTATTACGACACCGTCAAAGGCGGCGATTGGCTGGTCGACCAGGACGCGGCAAAGATATTGGCCGAATACGCCCCGCAGACCGTCGTCAACCTCGAACGCAGTGGCGTGGCATTCTCACGTACCGAAAATGGACATATCGCCCAGCGCAAGTTCGGTGGGCATACGAAAGACTACGGAAAGGCGCCCATACGTCGTGCGGCCTATGCCGCCGATCGTATCGGCCATCAGATCCTCTATGCGCTGTGGCAACAATGCATCGGCGCAGGAGTGGAGTTCGCCGAAGAATGGTATGTCACCGACCTGGTGCTTGACGAGGCTAACAACAGGGCTTGCGGCGTGGTCGCGTTTGACACGCACACCGGAAAGACGCATGCCATCGCCTCCCGCAACGTCGTTGTGGCGACAGGCGGCGCTGGGCGGCTTTTCCACACGACCTCGAACTCATGGGATCTGACTGGAGACGGAATGGCATTGGCACTGAAGGCTGGCCTGCAGCTTGAGGATTCGGAATTCGTGCAGTTCCACCCTACGGGTCTGGCGCATACCGGTATCCTGCTTTCTGAAGCCTCACGTGGCGAAGGCGGTATCCTGCGCAACGCCGACGGCGAGGCCTTTATGGCCCGCTATGCCCCCGAACACAAGGACTTGGCGGCACGTGACGTGGTCAGCCGGTGCATCATGGCTGAAGTCGATGCGGGACGCGGCGTAGCCGACCCAAAGGATCCGGATGGTCCCAAGGATTGCGTGTGGCTGGATATGACCGGCATCGACAAGACACATATGCAGGAGGTGCTTCCCCAAGTACTCGAAACCATTCATGATTACGCAGGGTTGGACCCCAGCAAGGACTGGGTGCCTGTCAAGCCCACCGCGCATTACACTATGGGCGGTATTCCCATCACCACCAGCGGCGAGGTCTACCGCTGGCAGGACGGCAAGCGCCATATTGTCAACGGCCTGTATGCAGCCGGCGAATGCTCCTGCGTCAGCGTTCACGGCGCGAACCGCTTGGGGGGCAACAGTCTGCTCGACGCGTGCCTTTTCGGCACACGCTGCGGCGAATCCATCGCCAGAAACATTGCCGATGAAACCGATGAAGCCGCTGACGCTGAAGAACGGTCTTTGGATATGCAGAGCCAAAGCGCAACCCGTAGCACAGCGGACCAACGCCAACAGTCGATCAAAGACCTGCTGATTTCATCCAATAGCGATCATGCCACAGCCGAAAATGAAAGAAACAGCACTATCACAACATCAACAGCCCAATCAGCTGAAACCAAAGATGGCTCGCTTTCCGTTGCGGATTCACAGACCGCCACATTTACGGTCAAAGAATCAGATAAGGACAACCCGTACCAACTGTTGGCTGACCTTGGAACGACGATGGAGCACGCCGTAGCGGTTCGTTGCGACGCAGACAGCATTGCAAAAGCGCAACGAACAATCACCGACAAGCTGCTTCCTCAGGCACATGCCTTGCATTCCCATTCAGACAGCCCAGCTTTCAATCAGGAGTTAACGGCCATTTTCGAGGTCGACAACCTTATTGAACTGGCACAAGCCATGCTCAACGCCTCGGCTGCACGGCATGAATCCCGCGGCGCATTTTCCCGCACCGATTTTCCGAAACGCGACGATGAACATTTCCTGACCCATTCGATGGCCGATGACAACGGCAACGTGACGTGGCAACCGGTCCACATCGTCGACATTCCGCCGAAATCACGTGCATACTGA
- a CDS encoding 2Fe-2S iron-sulfur cluster-binding protein, translating to MSEDAMQGMNVTIRIQRFAPAQERERPRRHSSSPFGSKARGGSPFGSSPSSRRVRGKHWTQDYTIGTRPGQTLLDCLLNIKRDIDPTLAFRYSCGHGICGSDAVSINGTPTLLCTAKVEDYAKAESNPGSDANAIADAGFRSTTSTGSKNTAGTGVSNPDTNAPFDGNTYSHPDLNAGGNQSSTDVNKSSSLATNQDVQSSLDIIEIAPLPGFQVQRDLIVDIDQMMNQIKRLEPYLKADGKLATTKDGKIDMFEYLQRPEALKRYELLSNCISCGVCEGSCPVYAGGEAFIGPAALIAASRFINDSRDNATGERLDAIATVDGITACQSVRACSRKCPRGIDVGEEMWQLTERVKNRQN from the coding sequence ATGAGTGAAGATGCGATGCAGGGCATGAATGTGACCATACGAATCCAACGGTTCGCCCCGGCACAGGAGCGTGAGCGCCCCCGCCGCCATTCTTCAAGCCCGTTCGGCAGCAAGGCGCGAGGCGGCAGTCCGTTCGGTTCTTCGCCTTCGTCACGTCGAGTACGCGGCAAACACTGGACGCAAGACTACACCATTGGCACCCGCCCCGGGCAGACCTTGCTCGACTGCCTGCTGAACATCAAACGTGATATCGACCCCACACTTGCATTCCGCTATTCCTGTGGTCACGGCATCTGCGGTTCAGACGCGGTATCCATCAACGGCACACCCACGCTGCTGTGCACTGCCAAAGTCGAGGACTACGCCAAGGCCGAATCGAATCCAGGCAGCGACGCCAATGCAATAGCCGACGCGGGATTCCGCTCCACCACATCCACGGGCAGCAAAAACACTGCCGGCACTGGCGTTTCAAATCCAGACACCAACGCACCATTTGACGGCAATACATATTCACATCCCGATCTCAACGCGGGCGGTAACCAAAGTTCCACCGATGTCAACAAGTCAAGCTCCCTCGCAACGAACCAAGACGTTCAATCAAGCCTCGATATCATCGAAATCGCCCCGCTTCCGGGCTTTCAAGTCCAACGCGATCTCATTGTCGATATCGATCAGATGATGAATCAGATCAAAAGGCTCGAACCCTATCTCAAGGCGGACGGCAAGCTGGCCACCACCAAAGACGGCAAAATCGACATGTTCGAATATCTGCAACGCCCTGAAGCGCTCAAACGATACGAGCTCTTGAGCAACTGCATCTCGTGCGGGGTATGCGAAGGCAGCTGCCCGGTCTACGCCGGCGGAGAGGCATTCATCGGCCCAGCAGCGCTTATTGCGGCTTCCCGGTTCATCAACGACTCACGAGACAATGCTACCGGCGAACGGCTCGATGCCATCGCCACCGTCGACGGCATCACCGCCTGCCAGTCCGTGCGTGCCTGCAGCCGCAAGTGCCCGCGCGGCATCGATGTGGGCGAGGAAATGTGGCAGCTCACCGAACGGGTCAAAAACCGGCAAAACTAG
- a CDS encoding methyltransferase, whose amino-acid sequence MNKTTYTNMAKVWQFAEEYALGLENDTVRKARADAEAAGLPQGSAAQANLLRFITQTLNATSIISVGTGSIVETLQLVDGLGGAGQLTAVDSSARGITMIRNLFSGFSDSADNRTTLRAVNTSPTVFLPRLNAGTYDLIVVSGIVSNYEPSFVEAANLLKVGGRIIFTDMSGLAYPNDNKPDVMRTLLTNVEDDEHFEQALTPTGTGMLIAVKR is encoded by the coding sequence ATGAACAAGACGACATACACGAATATGGCCAAGGTCTGGCAATTCGCCGAAGAATACGCATTGGGGCTCGAAAACGACACTGTGCGCAAAGCCCGCGCCGATGCCGAGGCGGCCGGCCTTCCGCAAGGTTCCGCAGCCCAGGCCAATCTGCTGCGTTTCATCACCCAGACATTGAATGCGACCTCGATCATCAGCGTCGGCACCGGCTCGATCGTCGAAACGTTGCAACTGGTAGATGGTCTGGGCGGTGCGGGCCAGCTGACGGCTGTGGATTCCTCAGCTCGAGGCATCACCATGATCCGTAACCTGTTTTCGGGTTTTTCGGATTCGGCTGACAACCGCACCACGCTGCGCGCCGTCAACACTTCCCCGACTGTGTTCTTACCGCGCCTCAACGCTGGAACCTATGATCTGATCGTCGTTTCCGGCATCGTCTCAAACTACGAGCCTTCCTTCGTTGAAGCAGCGAATCTTCTGAAAGTCGGCGGGCGCATCATTTTCACTGATATGTCAGGCCTCGCCTATCCCAATGACAACAAGCCGGATGTGATGCGCACGTTGCTGACCAATGTAGAGGATGACGAACACTTCGAACAAGCTCTGACCCCGACTGGAACCGGCATGCTTATCGCCGTCAAGCGCTGA
- a CDS encoding TIGR00730 family Rossman fold protein, whose amino-acid sequence MDKGTDEHSPLGETHRSGSVLMRGSMIPKQTPDQALLAASDGTDDADAFDTGGAKEAAHNVFADSHMAKTHNSKDWRHGDPWRVLRIQSEFVEGFDALADLGRALCIFGSARVKRDEPEYHQAMRMGQMAAQNGINVITGGGPGIMEAANRGAAEAGGVSVGLGIELPHEEGLNQWVNLGMNFRYFFVRKMMFVKYSSALIVCPGGFGTLDEMFEILTLVQTGKTSPKPVVLFDTQYWKGLFDWVQGPMLDRGLISKDDLKKVQFTDDPEEAVRLAIGGMTK is encoded by the coding sequence ATGGACAAGGGAACCGACGAACACTCGCCATTGGGAGAGACGCATCGCAGCGGATCGGTACTTATGCGCGGGTCGATGATTCCGAAGCAGACCCCGGATCAGGCGCTGCTTGCCGCTTCCGACGGTACGGATGATGCTGATGCTTTCGATACCGGTGGTGCAAAGGAAGCGGCCCATAACGTTTTCGCTGATTCTCATATGGCCAAAACGCATAACAGCAAGGATTGGCGGCATGGCGACCCGTGGCGGGTGCTGCGTATCCAATCTGAATTTGTGGAAGGCTTCGATGCACTTGCCGACCTTGGACGGGCGTTGTGCATTTTCGGTTCGGCCCGTGTGAAAAGGGACGAGCCGGAATACCACCAGGCCATGCGCATGGGCCAGATGGCTGCACAGAACGGTATTAACGTCATCACCGGTGGTGGCCCTGGCATCATGGAAGCCGCGAACCGTGGTGCGGCCGAAGCAGGTGGAGTTTCCGTGGGTCTGGGCATTGAGTTACCGCACGAGGAAGGGCTCAACCAGTGGGTGAACCTCGGCATGAATTTCCGCTACTTCTTCGTGCGTAAGATGATGTTCGTCAAGTATTCTTCGGCACTTATCGTTTGCCCCGGTGGGTTTGGCACGCTTGACGAGATGTTCGAGATCCTGACGTTGGTGCAGACCGGCAAGACCTCGCCAAAGCCGGTGGTGCTTTTCGATACGCAATACTGGAAGGGACTGTTCGACTGGGTTCAGGGGCCGATGCTCGACCGTGGGCTCATTTCGAAAGACGATCTGAAAAAGGTGCAGTTCACCGATGATCCTGAGGAGGCGGTACGGCTGGCAATCGGCGGAATGACGAAATAG
- a CDS encoding CocE/NonD family hydrolase, which yields MSEARFSFEDAIREFVYIELPGDEDKDGRNDLIRADIIRPRELDGTAKIPVIMDASPYYELYDRHGEKIVYAHPEDPWNSPLVRFPFLYDNYFVPRGYAVVLLSTAGTSRSAGFCDIGGPQDVASANAVVDWVNGRLKGYSTRDVRSPQSEMKADWASGLVGAIGKSYDGSVANGMAATGVEGLRTIVPISAISSQYDWYHPQGALLDGDDADGGWFEPDNFAVTLQTAAEGRLQRFNSHGGWQRLHDGADKLHRSYNEFWRERDYRSHVKDFKASVFLVHGTHDLNVMMNQVSGYWKALGQADVPRKMWLHQYGHDDPFDVRNVVWLKTLERWFDYWLKGIDNGIMDEPQVCVEDDNGNWQNYASWPVPGTRIRKFGVRSGVGDARLGTLNVLNDADADVVADVGTDTSAEGQANNAGGAKTEFGTVFGLVAEDATGAKTSTNSFANVSADAQNDISDTPKPLHIATIKGGRIPELVPFSQSDKPNDKRLLYVSEPLPYDCHVSGTPYISLRIKSTAGDTNLCASLIEYGEGNYVQVSRDLSALVPLEEKREAVGSQSADDKSVYPVCVPRKSREMENMVTRGWIATAHKDSFESFEPTPVGQFYEIGFDLLATDWTIRARHRLALAIYNNSCRLAEVSSCDFDVDLDSIRLEVPMVIGH from the coding sequence ATGAGTGAGGCACGGTTTTCGTTTGAGGATGCCATTCGTGAGTTCGTCTACATCGAGTTGCCGGGCGATGAGGACAAGGATGGCCGCAATGATCTGATCCGAGCCGATATCATCCGGCCGCGCGAACTGGATGGCACCGCGAAGATACCGGTCATCATGGACGCAAGTCCGTATTACGAACTTTATGATCGGCATGGCGAGAAAATCGTATATGCCCATCCTGAAGACCCATGGAACAGCCCGTTGGTACGGTTCCCGTTCCTGTATGACAACTATTTCGTGCCGCGTGGCTATGCCGTCGTGCTCTTAAGCACCGCCGGCACCTCGCGTTCCGCAGGTTTCTGTGATATCGGCGGGCCGCAGGACGTGGCCAGCGCCAACGCCGTGGTCGACTGGGTCAACGGCAGGCTCAAGGGCTATTCGACACGTGATGTGCGCTCGCCGCAAAGCGAGATGAAAGCGGATTGGGCTTCCGGCCTGGTCGGGGCGATCGGCAAATCCTACGACGGGTCGGTGGCCAACGGCATGGCCGCCACCGGGGTGGAAGGGCTTAGAACCATCGTGCCGATCTCCGCCATTTCCAGCCAATACGACTGGTATCATCCCCAAGGTGCGTTGCTCGACGGCGACGATGCGGACGGCGGCTGGTTCGAGCCGGACAATTTCGCCGTCACCTTGCAGACCGCGGCCGAAGGACGGTTGCAGCGGTTCAATTCGCACGGAGGATGGCAGCGGTTGCATGACGGTGCGGACAAGCTGCACCGCTCCTACAACGAATTCTGGCGGGAACGCGACTACCGAAGCCATGTCAAGGATTTCAAGGCCAGCGTGTTCCTGGTGCACGGCACCCACGACCTCAATGTGATGATGAACCAGGTCAGCGGCTACTGGAAGGCGCTGGGGCAGGCGGATGTCCCGCGCAAGATGTGGCTGCACCAGTATGGCCACGATGACCCGTTCGACGTGCGTAATGTTGTCTGGCTCAAGACGCTGGAACGTTGGTTCGACTACTGGCTCAAAGGCATCGACAACGGCATTATGGATGAGCCTCAAGTCTGTGTGGAGGACGACAACGGCAACTGGCAGAATTACGCGAGTTGGCCGGTGCCGGGGACGCGGATTCGCAAGTTCGGGGTTCGCAGTGGAGTCGGAGACGCGCGTCTCGGGACACTCAACGTGCTGAATGATGCGGATGCCGATGTTGTGGCAGATGTCGGAACGGATACATCTGCTGAGGGGCAAGCCAACAATGCGGGCGGTGCCAAGACAGAGTTCGGTACTGTGTTTGGTCTTGTGGCGGAAGATGCTACAGGGGCGAAAACGTCCACGAACAGCTTTGCGAACGTATCTGCAGACGCGCAGAACGATATCTCCGATACGCCAAAGCCCCTTCATATCGCCACGATCAAGGGCGGGCGAATCCCCGAGCTGGTGCCGTTCTCTCAATCCGACAAGCCTAATGACAAGCGCCTGCTATACGTTTCGGAACCTCTGCCGTACGATTGCCACGTTTCCGGCACCCCGTACATCAGCCTGCGCATCAAATCGACGGCAGGGGACACGAATCTCTGCGCCTCGCTGATAGAATACGGCGAAGGCAATTACGTGCAGGTCAGCAGAGATCTGAGTGCGCTGGTGCCGCTTGAGGAAAAACGGGAGGCAGTGGGCAGCCAGTCCGCCGACGACAAGTCCGTCTATCCGGTCTGTGTGCCGCGAAAATCGCGCGAGATGGAGAACATGGTGACACGTGGCTGGATCGCGACCGCGCACAAGGATTCGTTCGAGTCTTTTGAACCGACGCCGGTGGGGCAGTTCTATGAGATCGGTTTCGATTTGCTGGCCACGGATTGGACCATCCGCGCCAGGCATCGGTTGGCATTGGCAATCTACAACAACTCATGCAGGCTGGCAGAAGTATCATCGTGCGATTTTGATGTTGATCTCGATTCCATACGTCTGGAAGTTCCGATGGTTATTGGTCATTGA
- a CDS encoding macrolide family glycosyltransferase — MNASGNPVEEDGEVVESKQPVRGKLLMVCMPYQGHINPTLATVRALVADGWEVTYICDPRWKRQVQASGATFVPYDDYSANPGKFERTIQAPEKADNTVLRVGRESHFDAFLYEGLLVAGKALADKLGLPSIRLYSTFCYNRDILNRLAGASKGFHLTSVLRSKKFLRLMSASTRRRGLMKTEDFISEMVDNPPTLTYTYTSRSFQIDGDSFPSEQYKFIGPSLDGREDQKPSADLASVLEKSDGKPIIYASLGTIFNTFLPFYRAVVGAFGGKDVTVILSVGHNFNRGKLGEIPSNIHIYESVDQLSVLRKASVFLTHGGMNSVNEALYYGVPLVAMPMADDQPTVAARLEELGLGVRLDKRSISAQSVDEAATKAMADRGIAERVKVMSRDMREAGGNAQVVKDLDRLLAR, encoded by the coding sequence ATGAACGCATCGGGAAATCCTGTCGAGGAAGATGGGGAAGTGGTGGAGTCCAAACAGCCTGTCCGCGGCAAGCTCTTGATGGTGTGCATGCCGTATCAGGGGCATATCAACCCGACGCTGGCAACGGTCCGGGCGTTGGTCGCCGACGGCTGGGAAGTCACCTATATCTGTGATCCACGATGGAAGCGGCAGGTTCAAGCGTCAGGGGCGACGTTTGTGCCTTATGACGATTATTCTGCCAATCCCGGCAAGTTCGAACGTACGATTCAGGCACCTGAAAAGGCCGACAATACGGTATTGCGGGTAGGCCGCGAATCGCATTTCGACGCATTTCTCTATGAGGGTCTGCTGGTTGCCGGCAAGGCGTTGGCGGATAAACTGGGGCTTCCGTCAATCCGTCTGTATTCGACGTTCTGCTACAATCGCGACATTCTCAACCGACTCGCCGGTGCCAGCAAGGGATTCCATTTGACATCGGTGTTGCGCAGCAAGAAGTTCCTGCGCCTCATGTCGGCAAGTACTCGGCGCAGGGGACTGATGAAGACCGAGGATTTCATCAGCGAAATGGTCGACAACCCGCCGACGTTAACCTATACGTACACGTCACGTTCCTTCCAGATCGACGGCGATTCCTTCCCGTCGGAACAATATAAATTCATTGGCCCTTCGTTGGACGGCAGAGAAGACCAGAAGCCGAGCGCCGATTTGGCATCGGTACTGGAGAAAAGCGATGGAAAGCCGATTATTTACGCTTCGCTTGGCACCATTTTCAATACGTTCCTGCCGTTCTATCGTGCCGTTGTCGGCGCATTCGGAGGCAAGGATGTCACGGTCATCCTTTCCGTCGGCCATAATTTCAATCGTGGCAAGTTGGGCGAGATTCCGTCCAATATCCATATCTACGAATCGGTGGATCAGCTTTCTGTGCTTCGTAAGGCCTCGGTGTTCCTGACTCACGGCGGGATGAACAGCGTCAATGAGGCTCTGTATTACGGCGTTCCGCTGGTTGCGATGCCGATGGCGGACGACCAGCCGACGGTTGCTGCAAGGCTCGAAGAGCTGGGTTTGGGCGTTCGTCTCGATAAGCGGTCGATTTCGGCGCAATCCGTCGATGAAGCTGCGACGAAAGCCATGGCCGACAGGGGAATTGCCGAACGTGTCAAGGTGATGAGCCGAGATATGCGCGAAGCCGGCGGCAATGCGCAAGTCGTCAAAGATCTGGACCGGTTATTGGCGAGATGA
- a CDS encoding response regulator transcription factor, producing the protein MIRVMIVDDQRPARMGFALMVAKDRELQVVGQVENGQTALDMLASLSAANEPLPDVILMDVRMPVMDGIDATAAIKQRCPNIKILMLTTYDQDDYAFGALGAGASGFLLKDVHTADLCRAIHSVYEGDAILTPRITGEVIKRGIPKANVKAEQAELRARFMTLGKRELEVASLVSEGLSNAEIAERLSIQPDSVKKTVSRILAKLDARERVNIAVLWYKSGMDELQ; encoded by the coding sequence ATGATTCGCGTCATGATCGTCGACGACCAGCGTCCGGCCAGAATGGGGTTCGCGCTGATGGTCGCCAAAGACCGCGAGCTCCAGGTGGTCGGACAAGTGGAAAACGGGCAGACGGCACTCGATATGCTCGCTTCGTTGAGTGCGGCCAATGAGCCATTGCCTGATGTAATACTTATGGATGTGCGGATGCCGGTTATGGACGGTATCGACGCGACTGCAGCCATCAAACAGCGTTGTCCGAATATCAAGATTCTGATGCTGACCACCTACGATCAGGACGATTACGCGTTCGGGGCGTTGGGCGCGGGCGCTTCCGGTTTTCTACTGAAGGATGTGCATACGGCCGATCTGTGCCGCGCAATCCATTCGGTCTACGAAGGCGACGCGATTCTGACGCCGCGCATCACCGGCGAGGTGATCAAACGTGGGATTCCCAAAGCCAATGTCAAAGCCGAACAAGCCGAACTGCGCGCCCGATTCATGACGTTGGGTAAGCGCGAGCTCGAGGTCGCCTCGTTGGTAAGTGAGGGTTTGTCAAATGCCGAAATCGCGGAACGCTTGAGTATCCAGCCGGATTCCGTCAAAAAGACAGTCAGCCGTATCCTCGCCAAGCTCGATGCACGAGAACGCGTCAACATAGCCGTTCTCTGGTACAAATCCGGCATGGATGAACTGCAATGA